gagagagagagagagagagagagagatttagcACGCAATGAAAGTAAAGAACTTATTGCATACCCCTTCCCATGGTGCCCTACCACTCTCTGCTTTCCCCTgtcaaaaaaaaagaaaggatgaCTAAAGTATATTCCACATCAAACAAAACTATTTGTATTAGATAATGACTTGGGTTTACCTGGTTCCCAAGTGAAGGAACACCTTGATGAACAATCCATTGAGCATCTACGACCCCTATTTTCTCATGAGCAGGCTGTTTCCAAGCAACATAACAAAATTAATAAGTGATTGAGGTGGACAGCGAAAGTTGTTAATGTGGAAGAAGAAGGTGGTTACTGACCTCAACACATTTCCTCAGAGCAAAATCTAAACCCCATCCATGAATCAAGTCATTCTGaaataggaaaaattttagactaGCTAGTTAGAGAAGTTGGAGTGGCAATCACAAGAATGCATAATTCCAATACTCCATACCTGAATCATATGCCAAACACAACGCCATGCATCCCGAGAAAACACAGTCGCCATAATCTCAACAAATCTGATCATTAAGTATTTAGATTAAGATGTACTGAAAATCAATCCTAACTACTAAATACATTTACAGAAGTGATAAGGAAAATGAAATTTGAATAATCTTGGTAATCACATAACATTGACTTTATTATTGTTACATACGCTGCACAAGGTGGCAAGTGCGGGTCAGTACACCAACCAGGCTTCTCTTCAGTATCCCTGCAGGATGTGAGGAAAACGAAAGGGAGCAGTCAAGCCACAAGTGACAAGATAATTTAACAAGTGAAGAAGATTaaggagttgagttgagttgagttgagttgagaagAAGATTAAGGAGTTCATACTTGTGAACTTCAGAGTCATCTCTCTTCTTTGTCATTGCCCATGTTGTCCCTCTATCAGGATCTAAACCAGGCTGTGAAATCTCCAGACCATGTTTCCTTACCAGTTTAATGTATCTGAAACAGTGAAGAAATGAACCtcaacatatatttttttttatttaaacaatatttttcaattaagCATGAAGGTGAATTGCACTTACTCCTCTGCATCAAAATGCTCTACCCCAAGATCCTCATCCCACATAAAAATATAGTCATAGGGTGCAACAATGTCAGGATGTAGAAAACGTTTGGCATACCACCTTGAGCAAATTTCAGAGAGCATATGAGAAAATATAAGTTGCAATACATTCAGGTTTCTGAAATTTATAATAGGCTAGGCTAGAGTCTAACCACTTTGTTTGCTTCGAAGCACTCACGTGGATGGCTCGCTTTGACCACTCAAACTCATCCCATTCTGTTGTCCGACCATCATAATGAAATAACAGAATGGTGAAGTTATCTGAGAACTgtgaaaatatattttaattgagaaaatgagaaagcaagaatagagagagagagagaggagaggaagGGAGGGGAAAGAAACCTTTCTAATTGCTGCATCAATATTATTTTTCTGATCATAACCAACCGTAAAAGTAACCAGATACTTTGGTTTGGTGGCCAAGTCCTGCAAACACCACCTCCATTAACCAAATATCCAGATTAGGCAAGAACATACCACCATGATGTCAAATtggaaaaatttttaatattttgaagGTTAACTAAAAGCATGTGGAAATCCTATAAATGAATAGCAGCTGAAAGGAAGAGATGTGATGCTTCAAATAAGATAGCTTGATGCACATATTTTtgcttataaaaaattaaaagaagaaaaagaaaggatagCTTGATGCAACAGTGATTAATTTGCTGCAAACTTCTTTAAAATGCCTTTTGTATACAATACATTTTTGGTATCCATTTCTGGTACTTTACAGAATATTTCAAACTTTCTTCTCTTTCTTCATTTCAAGTCCATAACCCGTTCTCCCTCCTACCCCCAATCCCCACTTTACTCCCAACCCAACCAAAAAGGAAAATTATGATGCCATAAGAATTGGGTGATGGCGTCCCAAACTATCAACAGTGCCTGAAATGACAACCAAATGGTTAAAATCTGGATCCCAACTTAAGAGGACTTAAGTTTGAACCGCTAAGCTGGTGGTGGGAATTTATGGGGCAGGAAAGGTGGTTGAGGTCTTCATTAGGGGTCTAAAAGAACCAAGTTGTTCGCGAGCTACTCGAGGCTCGACTCTATAAAAGGTCAGCTTGGTTTGGTTCGTTTTTTAAACGAGCCGAGCTCGAGCTCGAATTTTAGGCTCGTTTAATAAACGAGCCGAGTTCAAGCTTAGCAGTATTTGGTTCGAGCTCGGCTCGTTTAAAAAATCACAAGTCAGCTCATTGAATAGGCTCATGAACAGGCTCGTTGAATAGGCTTGTAGATAAGCTCATGAGCTAGCTCGTttacaaaaatatttatattaataattatatttcataatgttataaatatatttattttatttataattattctaaaaataatatattatttaaaattataatataatcaacatataaaatttagttatttgtattttttttttgtattttttttttaataaagattaagttaatttatatataaaaatagaattaaaatgttAAATATGTGCTctcaatataaaaaaatatattattaaatattatattattaaataaaattataatataatcaaaataaaaagtgtatttataaaataattttttaatataaatttaattttttataaaaaataaagttaatttttatatgataaaTAAATTTAGAAAATCAGGCTATATAGCTTGGTGGTAGTTATATGATTTAAAAATATGAACCCATTTATCTCTcactcttttcttttttctctctaaattttaaaattttaaaagattaaacTTCAAGTTTGACACTAATTATCTAACTATTATTATTACTCGCTCTCTCTTTCTCTACAATCTCCCCTTAATTCTTTCTATTAATACTAACTAATCTATTCatctattataattatttatactgTCCCTCACCTAGTCTCTGTCTTTATACGTACTTTCTCTCAGTTTCATCTAACCAATTTAGTGCGGAAACATTAACCAATActctctctttatatatatatatatatatatatatatatatatatatatctattataattattttatattatccctCACCTAGTCTCTGTCTTTATACATACTTTCTCTCAGTTTCATCCAACCAATTTAGCGCGAAAACATTAATCAATActctctctttatatatatataggatgAAACTGAGAGAAAGTATGTATAAAGACAGAGACTAGGTGAGGGAtagtataaaataattataatagatGAAtagattatacatatatatatatatatatatatatatatatatatatttaagtgTATTAGCgtattatataatatacattctaattttcaattatatagtccttaaaaactaattaaactaTACTGGAATAAATTATAAAAGGTGTTAAGTGTGTATTAACCATAAATACTACAAgtgatatttaaaaattaaatatgtagCATGTACACACATGCACATACATACACACATATGCTTCTTTTATATTATTGtaatataataataaagtttAAATCAAATAAAAGGATTTAATCATAGAGTAATATATTATTAGTATTTGGCGTGTTATACATATAATTAAAGGTTTTAATTAGCATTTGAGTCAATaagagttaatatttaaagttataataataataataataataataataataataataataataataataatgaaaccttaaaagtgttttaaataatttacatatttatattatatagtaaatttttaaattaaattttattaaaaaagaatAAGAATAGAACTCAGGAATTTGTTGACATGTACTTCAACAAATAAACTAAAAGAATATAAAAAGGAAAGAAACTAAGAAAATATAAAAGAGATAAAgaacaataaataaaaatgatggaaatgaaaaaaaaatgcaaaataaaAAAAAGCGAAAAAAACAAATCAACAAAGATGGGATTCGATCCCTAGGAAGTAAACAGGTTACTTCATCTTCTGTTACTGGACAACAGCTAATTTTCAATAGAAACTAATTATGCTTAAATGATATATAATCATTTCAAATGCTGAAGTGCACATCTCTTATCCCACAtcagaagttttggtgaagcagaAGGGATTTGCTTCATTATAAAAGGAGAACCCCTCTTTGAGTCTTAATGTGATTTAAAACTTGAAATTAGTCTTAATGagactttaattaaattaaaattttattgaagtccTTATAATGACTTTTTTAATATTTacgattttttatttaaaattgggTTTGTTTATAATTATAAACGAGCTGAACTCGAGCTCGACCTCGAGCTCGAACTTAGCTTGTTTATTATTTAAACGAGTCGAGCTCGAGCTTAGCTTGTTTATTATTTAAACAAGCCGAGCTCGAGCTAGAGTGAGCTGAGATTGAATCGACcttgattttaataaaatttaaacgaGCTGAGCTCGAACCTTAATATTAAAGCTCGAATCGAGCTCGAGCTCGAGCCTGAACAAGCCAAAGCT
The Hevea brasiliensis isolate MT/VB/25A 57/8 chromosome 18, ASM3005281v1, whole genome shotgun sequence genome window above contains:
- the LOC110649595 gene encoding uncharacterized protein LOC110649595 isoform X1, which encodes MRLPIRSSGYTRKPNEMMRLFMTTFVGIIFGFFLGISFPTLSLSKINLPSSLFPSIDLTYIEDKYSGLSTQALFNAWSSLKGNKANSPLHIYNDTKIWVPTNPRGAERLPPGIIESESDFYLRRLWGLPEEDLATKPKYLVTFTVGYDQKNNIDAAIRKFSDNFTILLFHYDGRTTEWDEFEWSKRAIHVSASKQTKWWYAKRFLHPDIVAPYDYIFMWDEDLGVEHFDAEEYIKLVRKHGLEISQPGLDPDRGTTWAMTKKRDDSEVHKDTEEKPGWCTDPHLPPCAAFVEIMATVFSRDAWRCVWHMIQNDLIHGWGLDFALRKCVEPAHEKIGVVDAQWIVHQGVPSLGNQGKAESGRAPWEGVRERCRKEWDMFQNRMTNAEKAYFQAMGIDPANSTTR
- the LOC110649595 gene encoding uncharacterized protein LOC110649595 isoform X2; its protein translation is MRLPIRSGYTRKPNEMMRLFMTTFVGIIFGFFLGISFPTLSLSKINLPSSLFPSIDLTYIEDKYSGLSTQALFNAWSSLKGNKANSPLHIYNDTKIWVPTNPRGAERLPPGIIESESDFYLRRLWGLPEEDLATKPKYLVTFTVGYDQKNNIDAAIRKFSDNFTILLFHYDGRTTEWDEFEWSKRAIHVSASKQTKWWYAKRFLHPDIVAPYDYIFMWDEDLGVEHFDAEEYIKLVRKHGLEISQPGLDPDRGTTWAMTKKRDDSEVHKDTEEKPGWCTDPHLPPCAAFVEIMATVFSRDAWRCVWHMIQNDLIHGWGLDFALRKCVEPAHEKIGVVDAQWIVHQGVPSLGNQGKAESGRAPWEGVRERCRKEWDMFQNRMTNAEKAYFQAMGIDPANSTTR